From the genome of Leifsonia sp. 1010:
TTCTGGGCCTCACTCGTCGCGGAGTTCGTCGTCGGCTCTCCACACCACACGAGCAGAGGATTCCTGAAGACCATGAAGAACACACAGGCGCCGAGCGCCATGCCGATCCACCGTTACCGGCCGTTCCACGAGCAGATCCGCGTCGACCTGCCGGACCGCACCTGGCCGTCCAAGCACATCACCCAGGCGCCCCGTTGGTGCGCCGTCGACCTGCGTGACGGCAACCAGGCGCTCATCGACCCGATGAGCCCCGAGCGCAAGCGCATCATGTTCGACCTGCTGGTGCGTTTGGGCTACAAGGAGATCGAGGTCGGCTTCCCGTCCGCGAGCCAGACCGACTTCGACTTCGTGCGCAGCCTGATCGAAGAGGGCGCCATCCCGGATGACGTCACGATCCAGGTGCTGACCCAGTCGCGCGAGCACCTGATCAAGCGCACGTACGAGTCGCTGGTCGGGGCCAAGCAGGCGATCGTGCACCTCTACAACTCGACCAGCATCCTGCAGCGAGACGTCGTGTTCCGCACCGACCAGCAGGGCATCGTCGACATCGCGCTGAACGGTGCGCGGCTGTGCCGGAAGTTCGAAGAACTGGTCCCCGGCACGACGATCTACTACGAGTACTCGCCCGAGAGCTACACCGGCACCGAGCTGGAGTTCGCGGCCGACATCTGCAACCAGGTGCTCGAGGTGTTCGAGCCCACGCCGGAGCGGAAGGTCATCATCAACCTGCCCGCGACGGTCGAGATGGCGACGCCCAACGTCTACGCCGACTCCATCGAGTGGATGTCGCGGCACCTGAACCACCGCGAGAACGTCATCCTGTCGCTGCACCCGCACAACGACCGCGGGACCGCCGTCGCCGCCGCCGAACTCGGCTACATGGCCGGGGCCGACCGCATCGAGGGCTGCCTGTTCGGCAACGGCGAGCGCACCGGCAACGTCGACCTGGTCACGCTGGGCGTCAACCTGTTCACGCAGGGCATCGACCCGCAGATCGACTTCAGCGACATCGATCAGATCAAGCGGACCGTCGAGCACTGCAACCAGCTGCCCGTCGGCGAGCGCAGCCCGTGGGGCGGCGACCTGGTGTTCACCGCCTTCAGCGGCTCGCACCAGGACGCCATCAAGAAGGGCTTCGAGGCCATGGAGGCCGAGGCCGAGCGCACCGGCGTCCCGGTCGACGACCTGGTCTGGGCGGTTCCCTACCTGCCGGTCGACCCGAAGGACCTGGGCCGCAGCTACGAGGCGGTCATCCGCGTCAACTCGCAGTCGGGCAAGGGCGGCGTCGCCTACCTGTTGAAGACGGACCACTCGCTCGACCTGCCGCGCAAGCTGCAGATCGAGTTCTCCGGGGTTGTGCAGGCCAAGACGGACGCCGAGGGCGGCGAGGTCACCAGCGACCAGATCTGGGCCGTCTTCCAGGACGAGTACCTGCCGGCTCCAGCCTCCGACCCGGACGCCAAGTGGGGCCGCTTCGAGCTGGGGAGCACCACCACCTCCAACGAGA
Proteins encoded in this window:
- the leuA gene encoding 2-isopropylmalate synthase; translation: MKNTQAPSAMPIHRYRPFHEQIRVDLPDRTWPSKHITQAPRWCAVDLRDGNQALIDPMSPERKRIMFDLLVRLGYKEIEVGFPSASQTDFDFVRSLIEEGAIPDDVTIQVLTQSREHLIKRTYESLVGAKQAIVHLYNSTSILQRDVVFRTDQQGIVDIALNGARLCRKFEELVPGTTIYYEYSPESYTGTELEFAADICNQVLEVFEPTPERKVIINLPATVEMATPNVYADSIEWMSRHLNHRENVILSLHPHNDRGTAVAAAELGYMAGADRIEGCLFGNGERTGNVDLVTLGVNLFTQGIDPQIDFSDIDQIKRTVEHCNQLPVGERSPWGGDLVFTAFSGSHQDAIKKGFEAMEAEAERTGVPVDDLVWAVPYLPVDPKDLGRSYEAVIRVNSQSGKGGVAYLLKTDHSLDLPRKLQIEFSGVVQAKTDAEGGEVTSDQIWAVFQDEYLPAPASDPDAKWGRFELGSTTTSNETGEHVVLTVTLRDGDAVSKATGEGNGPIAAFFDILHQHGVDAHLYDYSQHTLSASESALAAAYVEVDVDGQRRWGVGIDADTTTASFKAVVSAVNRAVRSAAGQSAQELVSA